From Lewinellaceae bacterium:
CGCTACCCCGCCATTTCCCCCGACGGCACGGCCATCGTATTCAGCTACAAAGGCGACCTGTACCGCGTGCCCACGGAAGGCGGCCTGGCCTACCCGCTGACCCTGCACGAGGCCTATGACCATAGCCCTGTCTGGTCGCACGACGGGAAAACCATTGCCTTCGCTTCCGACCGCTATGGCAATTCCGACGTATACGTCATGCCCGCCGAGGGCGGGGCGGCCAAGCGCCTGACCTACCACTCCGCCGGCGACTACCCTTCCGACTTTACCGCCGACGACAAGGCCGTGCTGTTCACTTCTTCCCGCCTGGACATCGCCTCCAATGCGCAGTTCCCCTCCGGGGTGCTGCCGGAGCTTTATCAGATTTCCGTCGAGGGCGGCATGCCCAGCCAGGCCCTGCCCGTGCCCGCCCTGGACACGCGGGTAAGCGCCGACGGCAAACTGCTGCTCTACCACGACCGGAAAGGCTACGAAGACGAGTTCCGGAAACACCACACCTCCTCCGTGACCCGCGACGTGTGGCTGTACGATACCGAAGCGGACAGCTACCGCCAACTGACCGACTTCGAGGGCGAAGACCGCAACCCCGTCTTCGCGCCCGGCGAAAAGGCTATTTATTACCTGAGCGAAGAGGCCGGCGATTTCAACATCTTCCGCATGCCGCTGGACAATCCGGGCCAGAAAAAGCAGCTCACTCAATTTGAGAAACATCCGGTGCGCTACCTGAGCATGAGCAAAGACGGCACCCTCTGCTTCCACTTCAACGGCGAAATTTACACCATGAAGGAAGGGCAGGAACCGCAAAAGGTGGCCATTCGGATCAATACCGGCGACCGCTACAACGATGCCCAAACTGTGAAGGCCAACAGCGATATTTCCGAAATGGCCCTCTCCCCCAATGGCAAGGAGATGGCGTTCATCCACCGTGGAGAAGTTTTTGTGGCATCGGTTGCCGAAGGCACCACCCGCCGCGTGACCAATACTCCGGAGCAGGAGCGCTCGGTCAGCTTCAGCCCCGACGGCCGCTCCCTGCTCTACGCCGGCGAACGCGACGGCAGCTGGAACGTGTACCAGGCTTCCATCCACCGCGAGGCGGAGCCCTATTTCTTCAACGCCACCCTCATCGACGAAAAAGCCATCGTCGACAGCCCGGCGGAGGAATTCCAGCCCGCCTATTCCCCGGACGGCAAAGAGGTGGCCTACCTGGAGGAGCGCACCACGCTGAAAGTATTCAACCTGGAAAGCAAGGCTTCCCGCACCGTCCTGAGCGGAGATAAAAATTACTCTTATTCAGACGGCGACCAGTACTACCAATGGTCGCCGGACAGCAAGTGGCTGCTGGTGGAGTTCCTGCAGCCCAAACAGTGGATCAGCCAGGCCGGCCTGGTAAGCGCCGAAGGGGGCAAAGAGCCGGTCAACCTCACCAAAAGCGGCTACGGCGCCGGGCGCCCCAAGTGGATGATGGAAGGGCAGATGATGCTTTGGTTCTCCGACCGCGACGGCATGCAGAACCACTCCGGCCGGGGCAGCGAAGTAGATGCTTACGCGATGTTCTTCACCCAGGAGGCCTACGACAAATTCACTATGGATGAGGAGGAGTACAAGCTGATGAAAGAGAAAGAGAAGGAGGAAAAAGGGGAAGATAAAGAAAAGGAAGAGGATAAGAAGAAGGACAAAGAAGAGGTCAAACCGGTGAAAGTGGAACTGGACGGCATCGAAGACCGCAAGGAACGCCTGACCATCCATTCTTCTGAGATGGCGGACGCCTACGTCACCAAGGATGGCGAAAAGCTATTCTACCTGACCAAATTCGAAAAGGGCTACGACCTGTGGAAGACAGACCTCCGCAGCAAAGACACCAAGATACTGGCTAAGCTGGGCAGCAAATCGCCCAGCGAATTCATCGTCGACAAAGAAGAGAAAAACATCTTCGTCCTGGCCGACGGCGAGATCAAGAAAATTGAGATCGAATCGGCCGAAGCCAAGCCCATCGGCATCAACGGCGAAATGGTGCTGCAGGAGCCTTCCGAACGACAGTACCTTTTCGAGCACGTCTGGCGGCAGGTCGACAAGAAATTCTACAAAACCAGCCTGCACAACGTGGAATGGGAATACTACAAACAGGCGTATGCCCGTTTCCTGCCTCACATCAACAACGACCACGACTTTGCCGATATGCTCAGCGAGATGCTGGGCGAGCTCAACGCCTCCCACACCGGGGCCCGCTACCGCCCGAAAAATGAAACCGGCGACCAAACGGCAGCTTTAGGGTTGTTCTACGATTACGATTATCAGGGCGACGGCCTGAAGATCAGCGAGGTGATGGACAAAAGTCCCGTGGTCAAGGAGGATTCAAAAATTAAGGCTGGCGTGATCATCGAAAAGATCGACGGCCAGGCCATCACCGCCCAAACCAATCCCTATCAGTTGCTGAACCGCAAGGCGGACAAGAATACGCTCCTGTCCCTGCTCGACCCGGCCAGCAAAGACCGCTGGGAAGAGGTGGTCAAACCCATTTCTTTGGGGGAAGAAAACGAACTACGTTATCAGCGGTGGGTGGAAAACAACCGCAAGGCGGTAGAAGAACTCTCCGGCGGCCGCCTCGGCTACGTACACGTGCGCGGCATGGACGACGACAGCTACCGCACCGTCTACGAAGAAGTGCTGGGGCGGTACGCCAACAAGGAAGCCCTCATCGTGGACACCCGCTTCAACGGCGGCGGCTGGCTGCACGATAATCTGGCCACTTTCCTCAGCGGCAAGAAGTATGTAACCATGATGCCGCGCGGACAGGACCTGGGCAGCGAGCCGATGTCCAAATGGTACAAGCCTTCAGTGGTGCTGATGAGCGAGAGCAACTATTCGGATGCCCACATGTTCCCCTACGCTTACAAGGCCCTGGAAATCGGCAAGCTGGTCGGCATGCCGGTGCCGGGTACGGCCACCGCCGTATGGTGGGAACGCCTGCATACGGGCGACCTCATCTTCGGCATCCCGCAAGTGGGCGTGGTCACCAACGACGGCGAATACCTGGAAAACAACCAACTGGAGCCGGACATCAAAGTGCCCAACGAGCCGGGCGCCGTCAGCAAGGGCAAAGACCAGCAACTGGAAGCGGCAGTGCAGGAACTGCTGAAGGAACTGGAGCAGGCCAGGCCGTAGTGCAGCCGGAACAAAGTTCCGGTGCAGTGATTGCCGGCTCTGGGAGCCGGATAGGTTAATGGTTGATTGAGCAGGCCAGGCAAAAAAGAAGGTGAGGGCCTCTTGCCGATTCTCGGCAAGAGAGGGCCCTCACCTTCTTTTTTAAATAAACTACGGCTCCGACTCATGCCTCGAAAAGGCGAGATAGATCACCTCGCCGTCGGCGCCATGGTTGAGGTTTTGGACATTGCTGTAGTAAAAGTTTTTCACGTACTCGAAGCCGGAAGGCAGGGGCGTATCTTCTCCTTTGAGAATCTTCAGTTGCCGGATCGGGTTTTCGCTGAAAGCCACCTTCTTGTAGCAGAGGTAGATTTCCGGATCGCCGATGCCGGTGCCTTCATTCAGGTTCGTCTCAATCCTGAACCAGCCGGACGGCGCTTTGGGGTTGTTGCCGCTGACGGTGGCCAGTTCGTTGATGCTGGCTTCGATATCCAATCCTTCTTTGTACATCAGGTAGACAAAGTCGCCATTGGCACCCTCGTTCAGGTTTTGGGGGATCACCTTAAAGCCGGGTTCCTGGTAGAAGTAGGGGTTCTCCTGGGAGCCGGACTTGATCAGTATTTCGGTAATGCTGGTTTTGGCATCGGTTACGATACCCGGCAATTCAAAGCCGGCGGCATATAGCTTAAAGGCCTCTTCCACTTCCGCCTTGCGGTCGCTGCTTTCGCACAATTCCCAGATGGGCATCAAACTGGGATTGGAAAGGTTGCTGAGCGTAAGGTTGTCATCCACGGAATGGAGCCAGGCCTGGTAATTTCCTGCGGTGAATATATCCTTGCCGGGCCCCGGGCTGCCGCCCTGTGTTTTCACTCCGATGAAGGAGTGTTCCCGCAGGGTGTTTACCATTTCCTGGTACTGTGGTTCGGCGTTGAGGTCAAGTTCTCCCAGGCTGGCCCTGAAGGAGGCCTCGGCGGCCTGGGCCAGGTTGAGTTGTGCGGTTTTGCTCTTCTCGGCGGCGACGTAGTAGTCGGCCCTCTCGCCAATGGTGGCCGCGGTGAGCAGGTGGGTTCCGTACTGGCTGAACAGTTGGTTCGGCGGCATGGTAGCCAGCGCCGTTTTAGCCTCATCGGCAAGCAGGGTTCTCAGCAGGTTGGCGTCATGGGGCAGCGATACTTTCCAGCGATTCACCGTATTGCTCACATTGACGAAGGCGTAATCCGGCGTCCGGTAATGGATGGCCTGGAAGTTGCCGGTGACGGCGCCGCTAAAGTAGGGATAGCTGCCGGACAGGCCCACAGAGGCCATTCGGTTGTCCTGAAATTCCTCAATGGTTTGGCCCAGAAGAACCTGGAAGGTATTTTCGTCCAGGTACTGTACGTCGGCCTCCTCGGGCACTTTGTACTCCTTCGCGCCTACGGTCTCCTTTCGGTACTGTTCGAAATTGATCAGGGCGCTTTTCAGTTCGCCGTCGGCTGCAAAATCTCCGAAGGCATTGTAGCCCCGGCCCAGGTAGTCGATACCCGGCAAATCTGCCAGGTTGAGGGGTTGGGGTTCATTGTTGTTGTCCTTCTGGCAGGAAGAAAAGGCTAATACAGCCAATCCCATACCCCATAAAATAGGCCGAATTGTTTTGTTTAACGGGTGATTCATGATCTTAATATTTATTTATATAATAAAAAGGCCTTGTGTGGAGCAGAGTAGTAAGTATGCAGGCGGGCAGATTTATTGCCACTTATTTTGTTTCGGCGGCACGGCGTTTTGGCATCTGCCTATAGTCCAAAAGGTTATATTGCGTTATTGCTGGTTTTGATCTTTCCGCCAGCTTCTTTTCCTTAAAGACAATCATTAACTTTTAGGGCCGCAAATGCAATGAAAACACTCAGGAGGGCCGGTGATTTTTATCCTTGCCGTTTTCGCCCGATGGTTTTAACTTGATAAGTTGGCCTGGTTTTCAGCCTGCCCGCGATATTTGTCAAAGAAGGTGTATTTTTACCCCGATAAAACACCAGACATGTTACAAAAGATATGGGCCAGGCTGGCTGGCAACCGGTCGGCATTCCGGCGCATCTGCCGGGCCAACGGGATACAACTCAGCTACCGGCTGCAACGAAGGGGATTGGGCGTGCTCCGCGAAGTGTTCGCCGCCCGCGCCTATGCCGACTATTTTCCCTTCTACGAAGAGGCGGTCATTGTGGATGTCGGCGCTCACTTTGGTTACTTTTCCATCTTCGCCTCCCTCAATGCCGGGCCGGAAGCCACCATCATTTCCGTGGAGCCTTCGCAGCACAACTACAACATCCTGCGCCGCAATATCCGCGACAGCAAAGTGGAGAACGTCTACCCCATCCGGGCCGCTATTGCCGATACCGCCGGCGAGGCCGACCTCTACCTGAGCCGGCCCGAAAACCACAGCCTTTTCCGGGAAGGCGACGGGCCGGTGGAGACGGAAAAGGTGCGCAGCATCACCCTCGACACCCTGCTGCAGGAGCAGGACCTCGAAGAAATAGATTTCCTGAAGCTGGACTGCGAGGGTGCCGAATACCCTATTCTCCTGGAGGCAGGCTCCGCGCTACTGGATCGCATCACGACCATCTCCCTGGAGTTTCACGACTTGAAACGGCAGGAGTATACCGGCCTGGCGCTGGCGCTCCACCTTAAAGCCTATGGCTTTGAGATTGCCAAATTTACGCACAGCCCTACTTCGCGGGACCGCAACCACGGATTCCTGATCGCGACGAAGGCGTTGTTGTAAGCGCTCGAGGCGCTGTTCTATTGTTTGTTGTCTGTTGTCTGTTGTTTGTTGTTTGTTGTTTGTTGCGCAATGTCCTTAAAGCAGGGGCTGGAAACTGGGCTTCCAAAAAAAAACATCCGTGGTTCAGAATAAATTGAATGCTGATGAAGACTTTTGCTTTTTGCCTGTTCTTTTTATCCGCCATCCTTTCCCTTGCTTCCTGCAACCGGGATGACGATGCCCTTCCTGAACCGGAACCGGAAGAACCCCGGGAAATTCCGGTGGAAAGCTTGCTGGAGCAGCCCATACAGGTAGAACTCAACCCTTACGGCAATGCGCCCTTATCCGCCCGGGCAACCATCCGGACCAAAAGCCCGGTCGGGGCGCGGCTGCTCATCGACGATGCTTTGCAGATACAGCGCCAAGCCGATACGGCCAGCACGGAACACCAGCTTGCCATCCTCGGCCTGCTGCCCAATACCCAAAACCGCGTCATCTTCACCCTGTCCCTGGAAAACGGCGATTTTGCCAAAGACACCGTGACGATCGAAACGCCCGAATTGCCGGCCTACCTGCCGGAAATCCGGATCGTGGAAAAGCATCCGGAGCAAATGGAGCCGGGGTTGACCCTCTGCGGGTTCAGCTACTGCAAAGACGCCCTGATGAACACCCGGCCTTTCCTCTTCGACGCAGAAGGAAACATCCGCTGGTTGCTGGAGATTGAAGCGCTCAGCACTTTTTTCTACCCGGTAAAACGCCTGCGCAACGGCCATTGGATCTTTGGCAACCTGAGCGATCTGTACGAGTACGATATGATGGGCCGGGAAATCAACCGCTGGACGCTGGACGGTTATTTCCAGCACCACGAGATTGTGGAGAAAGCCGATGGAAACCTCATCGTGGCCGTGACGGACAACAGCCTGGAAACCATCAATGACCAGATTGTTGAAATGGACCGAACCAGCGGAGCGATCGTCAGGAGCTGGGATTTGCGGGAAGTGATGGACACCCGGCGGTTCTCTCTGTTGTGGAACAGCCGCGACTGGCTCCACGTAAATTCTATCTGGTATGACGAAGCGGATCAAAGCCTGGTGATATCCGGCCGGCACCAGGGCATCTTTAAAGTGTCCTACAACAATGAATTGTTGTGGATCCTGGCGCCTCAGAAAGGCTGGGGCCTGGCCGGCACTGACGGCTCGGGCCTGCTCACTGCCGATTACTTGCTTACTGCCATCGATGAGGCGGGGGCTGCCT
This genomic window contains:
- a CDS encoding PD40 domain-containing protein, whose protein sequence is MPRILIPLILLFTTALSTLIAQDAPLWMRYPAISPDGTAIVFSYKGDLYRVPTEGGLAYPLTLHEAYDHSPVWSHDGKTIAFASDRYGNSDVYVMPAEGGAAKRLTYHSAGDYPSDFTADDKAVLFTSSRLDIASNAQFPSGVLPELYQISVEGGMPSQALPVPALDTRVSADGKLLLYHDRKGYEDEFRKHHTSSVTRDVWLYDTEADSYRQLTDFEGEDRNPVFAPGEKAIYYLSEEAGDFNIFRMPLDNPGQKKQLTQFEKHPVRYLSMSKDGTLCFHFNGEIYTMKEGQEPQKVAIRINTGDRYNDAQTVKANSDISEMALSPNGKEMAFIHRGEVFVASVAEGTTRRVTNTPEQERSVSFSPDGRSLLYAGERDGSWNVYQASIHREAEPYFFNATLIDEKAIVDSPAEEFQPAYSPDGKEVAYLEERTTLKVFNLESKASRTVLSGDKNYSYSDGDQYYQWSPDSKWLLVEFLQPKQWISQAGLVSAEGGKEPVNLTKSGYGAGRPKWMMEGQMMLWFSDRDGMQNHSGRGSEVDAYAMFFTQEAYDKFTMDEEEYKLMKEKEKEEKGEDKEKEEDKKKDKEEVKPVKVELDGIEDRKERLTIHSSEMADAYVTKDGEKLFYLTKFEKGYDLWKTDLRSKDTKILAKLGSKSPSEFIVDKEEKNIFVLADGEIKKIEIESAEAKPIGINGEMVLQEPSERQYLFEHVWRQVDKKFYKTSLHNVEWEYYKQAYARFLPHINNDHDFADMLSEMLGELNASHTGARYRPKNETGDQTAALGLFYDYDYQGDGLKISEVMDKSPVVKEDSKIKAGVIIEKIDGQAITAQTNPYQLLNRKADKNTLLSLLDPASKDRWEEVVKPISLGEENELRYQRWVENNRKAVEELSGGRLGYVHVRGMDDDSYRTVYEEVLGRYANKEALIVDTRFNGGGWLHDNLATFLSGKKYVTMMPRGQDLGSEPMSKWYKPSVVLMSESNYSDAHMFPYAYKALEIGKLVGMPVPGTATAVWWERLHTGDLIFGIPQVGVVTNDGEYLENNQLEPDIKVPNEPGAVSKGKDQQLEAAVQELLKELEQARP
- a CDS encoding FkbM family methyltransferase, coding for MLQKIWARLAGNRSAFRRICRANGIQLSYRLQRRGLGVLREVFAARAYADYFPFYEEAVIVDVGAHFGYFSIFASLNAGPEATIISVEPSQHNYNILRRNIRDSKVENVYPIRAAIADTAGEADLYLSRPENHSLFREGDGPVETEKVRSITLDTLLQEQDLEEIDFLKLDCEGAEYPILLEAGSALLDRITTISLEFHDLKRQEYTGLALALHLKAYGFEIAKFTHSPTSRDRNHGFLIATKALL
- a CDS encoding aryl-sulfate sulfotransferase, coding for MKTFAFCLFFLSAILSLASCNRDDDALPEPEPEEPREIPVESLLEQPIQVELNPYGNAPLSARATIRTKSPVGARLLIDDALQIQRQADTASTEHQLAILGLLPNTQNRVIFTLSLENGDFAKDTVTIETPELPAYLPEIRIVEKHPEQMEPGLTLCGFSYCKDALMNTRPFLFDAEGNIRWLLEIEALSTFFYPVKRLRNGHWIFGNLSDLYEYDMMGREINRWTLDGYFQHHEIVEKADGNLIVAVTDNSLETINDQIVEMDRTSGAIVRSWDLREVMDTRRFSLLWNSRDWLHVNSIWYDEADQSLVISGRHQGIFKVSYNNELLWILAPQKGWGLAGTDGSGLLTADYLLTAIDEAGAAYPDAIQQGQARADGFDWCWGQHAVMVKPNGHLLAFDNGFRRNFQNNDQNSYSRGVEFEVDEAARTVRQVWEYGRSRGEAFYSRNISDADFLPQSGNRLLTSGNIHHEGNASCKIIEVSAAGDVLFEADLLFANLYGSGEDIWGYTDVVYRSERLAVYPR